The DNA segment GGTGCGGGACATGGGATTCAGATCCGCCGGGGGTGCTGCTGATGGCCGGGCAGCGACCCGGGTGCGTATCCAGTCACCCAACGACGGGGCCCGGTTCTACCGGGACCCGTACATCAGTGAACGTCATCAGAGCATCGGTGTAGTGGTGACAAGCGACGGCCAGGAGCCGATCCAGCTGTACTGGAACGACAGCCTGGCTGCCGAGGGCCATTCCCCACTTCGGTGGCAGCTGCCGGTGATACCTGGGCGTCACCGGATTACGGCTGTCGCCGGCAGCGTGCAGGACCAGATCCGGCTCCAGGTGGGTGCGAGCGAGCCCTGAAGCTGCCTGCAGCAGCCGGCGAGATCCGGGTGTCGTTTTGTAACGACACCGTGGTCAGTCCATCTGTCGACGTGCGTCCTCGCTCAGATCCTCTTTGGTTGCCAGGGTGCGCAGAATGCCCCGCTCATCGTAGCGCAGAAACAGGATCAGACCGACAATCAGCCCGATCATGGCGACCGCGGCGGTCATCCGTACCCCCAGCACCGTCGCTCCGGCAACCTGGATTCCCTCGGCAGCCAGCTCGGCCGCGTCGGCCGCATCCATCTGGGCGGTCTGTCCCAGGCCGCCGATCGCCAGGGTCGAGACCACCGGGAACAGGAACAGGGTCAGCGACTGTCCCAGCTTGCTCATCAGGGTACGTGCCCCGAAGAAGATTGCCGCCTTGTGGTTGCCCTTTTCTATCCCGTCGGCCTCGGCGATATCGGCAATGATGGCGTTTGGCAGAATCCCGAACACCGCAATCGGAAAGGCCGAGAACAGTATCAGGCCGATTCCCTGTGCCAGCGGCGGAATCGGTCCGAGACCCCACAGGGCCATCATCCCGGAGGAGAGAATAAACAGTACAAAGGCGATGGTGAGCAGTCGCTTCTTGCCGATTTTTTTGGCGATCAGCCCGATCGGCACGTAGAACACAAAACTGGTCAGGAACATGATGGTCATCAGCAGGGTGGCAACCTCTTTATCCAGGTTCAGCAGCATGATTACGTAAAAGCTGATCCCGGTCTGCACAAAGGTCATGGCGAGCCAGTAGGACAGGTCGGACAGGGCGAACAGGCGGAAGTTACGGTTCTTGAGTGCCTCGATCAGTGCCTCGAACGGTCCCTCGTCGGACACATGCCGTTCGCAGTGTCTGGTCTCGTCGATCAGCAGCACCGGCAGCAGCATCAGTATCAGCGAGATCACCGCAAAGATCGCCAGGCTGATCTGCAGTCCTGCCGCCGAGGCTGCCTGCGACACGGCTATCCCGGCGTCAGCCGGGGCATTGCTCATAATCATGCCCTCAAACACCCCCTGAAGGGTATAGGCAAAGTTACCCACCAGGAACCCCAGGGCCCAGGTGATCGAGATCATGGTGCTCAGCTGCAGACGCTCATCCGGAGAGTGCCCCAGCTCGCTCATCAGCGCAAAATACGGTGTCACATACATGGTCATAAAAAAGTAGAACAGGATCACCGTTGCAAACAGCCAGATGGTGTTCAGCAGGCTTGCGCTGGCAGAAGCGGGGGGCAGAAATACCAGTACCGACAAGGCTGCAAACGGGACGGCCCCGATTGCCATGAACTTGCGGCGCCTTCCGATCCGTGACTGCGAGCGGTCGGACCAGCCGGCAATCAGGGGATCGGTAACCCCGTCGAACAGCCGGCTGACACCGCCAATAATCCCGATCAGTGCGGCGGTTCCGATAAACACCGGGAACATCGCGGCGCCAGTGTCGGCACTGGTCGGCGGGCTGTAAAAATAGACTAACAGATTGGCTACGCCAAACGAGGCCAGCGACCAGCCGAACTGACCAAGTGCGTAGATGATTTTTTTTCCGAAAGGAAGC comes from the Spirochaeta africana DSM 8902 genome and includes:
- a CDS encoding MFS transporter yields the protein MQTTTPVSLPFGKKIIYALGQFGWSLASFGVANLLVYFYSPPTSADTGAAMFPVFIGTAALIGIIGGVSRLFDGVTDPLIAGWSDRSQSRIGRRRKFMAIGAVPFAALSVLVFLPPASASASLLNTIWLFATVILFYFFMTMYVTPYFALMSELGHSPDERLQLSTMISITWALGFLVGNFAYTLQGVFEGMIMSNAPADAGIAVSQAASAAGLQISLAIFAVISLILMLLPVLLIDETRHCERHVSDEGPFEALIEALKNRNFRLFALSDLSYWLAMTFVQTGISFYVIMLLNLDKEVATLLMTIMFLTSFVFYVPIGLIAKKIGKKRLLTIAFVLFILSSGMMALWGLGPIPPLAQGIGLILFSAFPIAVFGILPNAIIADIAEADGIEKGNHKAAIFFGARTLMSKLGQSLTLFLFPVVSTLAIGGLGQTAQMDAADAAELAAEGIQVAGATVLGVRMTAAVAMIGLIVGLILFLRYDERGILRTLATKEDLSEDARRQMD